Within the Deinococcus aerolatus genome, the region GGAATGGGCAGCACGCCGATGCCCATCTGGAAGCCGGCCTTCCTGGCGGCCTCGCCGTTGTTGCCGATGTCCGCGGTGGACGTGATGTGAAACACGACCTTCTGGTTGGTAAAGATGGCGTCGCTGCCGTCCCAGTCCTCCAGCTTGCCGGTGTAGGTGTAGTACTTGTTGTCCTGCAGGGTCTTGAAGAACGTGAAGATGTTCTTGGCCGCCTGGGTGTCCAGGTTGATGCTGGTGGCGCGGGCGGTGCGCCCGTTGTTGTTGTTCAGCAGAGGCGCGCCCTGCTGCGCCATCCACTGCTCAACGAACCAGCCGTTCAGGCTCATGCCGAAGCAGGTCACGCCCAGCTTGGCGGCCTCGATCTTCTTGCAGGCCTCCAGCATGCCGCCGAAGGTGGTGGGCGGCTGGTTGGGGTTGAGGCCGGCCTTCTTCATCAGGTCCTTGTTGTAGTACAGCACCGGCGAGGACGAGTTGAACGGCAGGCTGTTGACCTTGCCGTTGATCGTGTAGTAGTTGATGACGGGCTTGATGTAATCGCCGAAATCCACGTTCTTGACGCTGCTGACCGGCTGGAACACGCCGCTGTCCAGGGCCAGCTGGCTGCCGACCTCAAAGATCTGCACCAGCGCGGGCGGCTTGCCCTGCCGCGCGG harbors:
- a CDS encoding ABC transporter substrate-binding protein, with the translated sequence MKKIMLTLALMGTATAQTTVEFWHSFGDAKRSGWIQARADEFNKANPDIKVVPTYKGSYNDSLQATILAARQGKPPALVQIFEVGSQLALDSGVFQPVSSVKNVDFGDYIKPVINYYTINGKVNSLPFNSSSPVLYYNKDLMKKAGLNPNQPPTTFGGMLEACKKIEAAKLGVTCFGMSLNGWFVEQWMAQQGAPLLNNNNGRTARATSINLDTQAAKNIFTFFKTLQDNKYYTYTGKLEDWDGSDAIFTNQKVVFHITSTADIGNNGEAARKAGFQMGIGVLPIPSGTKRNGVVIGGASVWIPKAISKPQAEGALDFALFMTNTKNMADWHKLTGYYPVRQSSIDLLRKQGWFTQTPLQLVAFNQLTKTVSSPATAGGLNGAAIQTRKIIEEGVQKVLSGQSVDAALKEAKARADAALAEYNANFK